The window CAAATTTTCCTGAATCAAGGTTGCGAGTGTCTTACTCATTGAAATTCTTTCTGGATTATTATGCATATCAGCATTGATTTTCGAAGGGTAATTTGGGTCATATTCATAGTAGTATGACTCGATACCATTAGCTGAAGTTTCCCCTGTTCCTGTAGCGTTATGATGAATACTAACGAAAATATCTGGATTTATATCATTTGCCATTTGGGAACGATCTAGTAATCCTACAGTGGAATTGTCATTACGAGACATATAAACTATATAGCCTCGATCTAATAATAATGATTGAACTTTTTTCGCAACAGCTAAATTCAAGTCTGCTTCTTTATAACCACCAGCAGTTGCACCAGGATCAGTCCCACCATGTCCCGGGTCTAAAAATACTGTTGCTTTTGATAATTGATTGAACGTTACAATCTTTCCAGGCAATGTTGTGACATAGCCGTTCTTTCCCGTTTCTCTGAACGTTACGGTGTGTCTTCCATCACTAAATTTGGTTGTGTCGAGAGTATAATGATAGCCTGCATTCCCATTGTGGTACTCTGGAAAGACTTTTTGGACATCTGGTCTCGCATCTCCATAGATCGCCTGACCTGCCACTACACCGTCTACCAGTACTTCAATTTTCGACACTCCGCTTTCATCCAAAAACCAGCCCCGCACGTTTTGGTTTCCTTTTAGTATTTTGCCAGAAACCGGATCATCGATATACCCGAGGACATTTGCAATCGTTATAGTCTTTTCAGGCAATGTTGTGACAAAGCCGTTCATTCCTGTTTCTCTGAACGTTACGGTATGTCTTCCATCTCTAAATTTGGTTGTGTCGAGAGTGTAATGAAAGCCACCATTCCCATTGTGGTACTCTGGAAAGACTTTCTGGACATCTGGTCTCGCATCTCCATAGATCGCCTGACCTGCCACTACACCGTCTACCAGTACTTCAATTTTCGACACTCCGCTTTCATCTAAAAACCAGCCCCGTACGTTTTGGGACCCGATAAGTGTTTTGCCAGAAACCGGATCATCGATATACCCGAGGACATTTGCAATCGTTATAGTCTTTTCAGGCAATGTTGTGACATAGCCGTTCTTTCCTGTTTCTCTGAACGTTACGGTATGTCTTCCATCTCTAAATTTGGTTGTGTCGAGAGTGTAATGAAAGCCACCATTCCCATTGTGGTACTCTGGAAAGACTTTCTGGACATCTGGTCTCGCATCTCCATAGATCGCCTGACCTGCCACTACACCGTCTACCAGTACTTCAATTTTTGATACTCCACTTTCATCTAAAAACCAGCCCCGTACGTTTTGGGACCCTACTAGCGTTTTGCCAGAAACCGGATCATCGATATACCCGAGGACATTTGCAATCGTTATAGTCTTTTCAGGCAATGTTGTGACATAGCCGTTCATTCCTGTTTCTCTGAACGTTACGGTATGTCTTCCATCTCTAAATTTGGTTGTGTCGAGCGTAAAATGAAAGCCCGCATTCCCATTGTGGTACGCTGGAAAGACTTTCTGGACATCTGGTCTCGCATCTCCATAGATCGCCTGACCTGCCACTATACCGTCTACCAGTACTTCAATTTTCGACACTCCGCTTTCATCTAAAAACCAGCCCCGTACGTTTTGGGACCCGATAAGTGTTTTGCCAGAAACCGGATCATCGATATACCCGAGGACATTTGCAATCGTTATAGTCTTTTCAGGCAATGTTGTGACATAGCCGTTCATTCCTGTTTCTCTGAACGTTACGGTATGTCTTCCATCACTAAATTTGGTTGTGTCGAGAGTATAATGAAAGCCACCATTCCTATTGTGGTACGCTGGAAAGACTTTCTGGACATCTGGTCTCGCATCTCCATAGATCGCCTGACCTGCCACTACACCGTCTACCAGCACTTCAATTTTCGATACTCCGCTTTCATCTAAAAACCAGCCCCGTACGTTTTGGGACCCGATAAGTGTTTTGCCAGAAACCGGATCATCGATATACCCGAGGACATTTGCAATCGTTATAGTCTTTTCAGGCAATGTTGTGACATAGCCGTTCATTCCTGTTTCTCTAAACGTTACGTTATGTCTTCCATCTCTAAATTTGGTTGTGTCGAGAGTGTAATGAAAGCCCGCATTCCCATTGTGGTACTCTGGAAAGACTTTTTGGACATCCGGTCTCGCATCTCCATAAATCGCCTGGCCTGCCACTACACCGTCTACCAATACTTCAATTTTTGCTACTCCACTTTCATCCAAAAACCAGCCCCGTACGTTTTGGGACCCTACTAGCGTTTTGCCAGAAACCGGATCATCGATATACCCGATTGAATTTATTTGTGCTGATGCATAAATGGGAGTTTTCACAAAAAATGACATTAAAATTCCTGCAAACAAAATAGCACCAATAATTTTATGAAATCTCATTTCTTCCTCCTTTCCTGCTAGGCTATTAATCCTCTTTTATAATACTATTCTTCCATTTAAAAGGATATATAAGAATTGTATTTTACTATTTTTCACATACACAATCTTTTTTTAGAATCTGTTGAATAAGTGGATATAAATTATTGTAAGTGTTTCTCTTAAACTACAGATTCTTTCATGTAAAAGGCATCAATCATGAGTTTATCAAATGGTCTATAAAAACAGTCTCCCCATCCGCCTTAATACTTAAGACAGGCAAAATAAAAAACACCATCTATCATGATTTGATAAGATGGTGACTTCTTTTTATTACTATATTACATTTTTGCCATTTCTTTGTTTCGAGTATTTTTAAACTGTGTCCACGTTTTCCTTAGAAAGTCTAAATAGTCTTTAAACCCGACATTATTGTAACGATTTCTAATTATTTTAATCATGGAAGTTAAAGCACGATCAATATATACAAAGAACATACTGAAAAAATTCATTTTTTGGTATCTTGACAAGAAATACATCTCACTTTTTAACATTTCGGTATCTACAAACAGATTGTCTTTACCCGTTGTTAGACCATGGTGATGAACAATTTTAGAATCTGGTAAAAAGTAGGATCTATAACCTGACTGATCCATCCTTAGGCAAAGAATATCTTCTTCGAAATACAAGAAAGTATTTTCATCAAATAATCCTACTTCCTCTAACATCCTTCCCCTTGCCATAAAACAGCAACCAGAAAATTTATAAATTGGTATAGGCTGATTACTTATTGCTTCAGGAGTTAAATTATACTCTTGATCATGGAGCCTTTTGCTATTTCCAGACACAAATTTCTCTAGCCTTGTATGAAATAGTAGATAATCCCTTGTACTTATTGGTTTTAATGATGGCAAATTATGTAGGACCCCTTCAGGTGATAATATGTAGGGAGCTACGACTGCTGCATCCTGATTTTTTTGGAGAAATGTATACATACAATCAATGCTTCCATCCGAAAAAATAACATCATTATTCGTGACGGTAATGATATCAAAGCCATCCTTAATGGCCTGTCTGATACCATTATTATTTCCTCTGGCATACCCGAAATTTTCAGATTTAATTAACACTACATTTTTATTATCTCGGTAATGTTTTTCAATCTGTTTATAGGAGTCATTGGTTGAACCATTGTCCACAATATAAATGGTGTATTTTTGTTTGCATGTTTGAAAAATTGAATCTACACAACGTATAGTCATTTCCCAAGTGTTGTAATTTAAAATAACAAAGGCTATCATTTTTTCATCTCCAAAGTAAAACTATTAGAGCCTATCCATTGAATGAATAAAATTATAACTCTTTCTTGATTTTATCCCAGTATAATCTGTACACAGTTACCAGCAGATTAATCGAAATAAGGCCAATAGATAAAAGGATTTTTTTCTTCTTATTATAACTTTTTTTACCTACTAATGATTTTAATATTCTACGATCTACATCAATTAAATATTTATATTGTTTCTTTTCATTTCTATAATACTTTTCAATGTTGATATATAACTCTAAACCCTTTAAAAACCATTCTGCATATACTTCATCAGCTTGAGCTGGATAATTTTCTAGATAAAATGCGTACATCTCTTTTCTTACTGAATATTCATCTAAGCGCTTTTTTGAAAAGGTTTTTCGCAAAGTGCTTTTATCATTATAACGGTAATTATACATTGCTTGCCCTGTATAAAAAATTTTATTTGATTGATGAATTATTTTATAGGCAAAATCCATATCTTCAAGAATATAACCTTCTTTAAATCTAAGACAGTTGAATAAATCCTTTTTATATATTTTATTACATGGACTATAGGTTAGTCTCTGATTTAAGAATATTTCATTCATTGCAGAATTTCTATCATATATTTGATAAGTTGAATCATTACAGAAAAGACGTTTTGTAGAATCCTTTTGATATTCTATAATATTACACGCAGATATATCCGTATCCGTTTCGATTGCTTTTTTATACAAGACTTCGTACATATCTTTGTCTATCCAATCATCACTATCGATGAATCCAATATAATCTCCCTTTGCTAAATCAATTCCTCTATTTCTTGCCGAAGACTGACCACCATTTTCTTTGTGAATAACAATGATTCTATCATCCTTTTTTGAATATTCATCACAAATATCACCACTTCGGTCAATAGATCCATCATTCACTAAAATAAGTTCAAAATCTTTAAATGTCTGTCCAAGAATACTATCAACACAATCATGAATAAATCTTTCAACATTGAAAACAGGTACAATTATGCTAATTTTAGGATTCATTTCATTTCTCTCCATTTAAATCTCTAGTTAAACTTGTATAGGTTCATTTTCCAAAAATAAGTTCATAAATTCCCATAAAGTTTAGAATATATTTTTTCTAAGACTTTGTCCCACACAAAATGTTCTCTGCTGTGTTTTATTATTTCATTATATTTAACGCTAATATCATTAGTATTATCAATAATTTCCTGGAAAGTATTTGTTAATGTCTCGATATCGTCCTGATCAATACTTTTTCCTAAAGTTCCGTAATTTGTGATATCCTCGTCAGCACCGACTTTAGTTGAAACGATATAATTACCAAAATAAATTGCCTCAGGAAAAACTAAAGGAAAGCCCTCACTTCTTGAAGTTAAACAGAACACCTTACTTCTTGCATACCATTCATATAATGTGTTTTTATCATTAATATTTCCGACTAAAACAACTTTATCTTTTAGAGTCGGGTTATTATTATAGAACTCTTGAGTATATTTTCTAAAATTATCTTCTATTGGACCAATTAAAAAAATTTTCCAATTATTTAATTGAAGTTTTTCAATCGACTTTAACAACATTTCATTATTTTTTTCAAATGTTCCTAATCGTCCAACTGTCATAATTATGTTCTCTTTTTCCTCAAATCCCTTTACGAACTTTTCATTCTCAATCTCATCAGGAAAACCGTTTGTTGCCAAAATCAAATTGTGGTTTAACTTGTTATTAGTTAACTCCTGAATCCTATCAAGTGCATACTTAGTCTCAACACTTACTACCTCAAATTTTGTTAACTCAAATTTCATTCTTTTAAAATCAATTGTTCGTTTTATTGTCCTCAAATACGCTTCAATACCCTTTTTATATTTAAAAATATTTAAGCTTGTTTGTTCTTCTTTATTTAATATTTCAAACATTTCGATACCCTTTAAATTTATATCAAGCTTTAAATAGACCTTTCCCTTTGGGTTAAGAAATTTATATAAAAGTCTATAAAAATAATTTTCTTTTTTTAGGTGAAAAAGCATGAGGACATCGATGTTTTTTGCATTTTTGATTAAGTACATTGTGATTGGTGATACAAAATTCCTTATCCACAGCACTTTATTTAACAAATTCTTTTTTAATCTAATTAGGTTTATACCACATTCCATGTTTTTTAGATTATGGTTTCTTTCATTATCATAAAAAACAATTGTGCTTTCAAAATTATATAACTTACTAAAATAAGCAGGAAT of the Bacillus sp. 1NLA3E genome contains:
- a CDS encoding N-acetylmuramoyl-L-alanine amidase, with the protein product MRFHKIIGAILFAGILMSFFVKTPIYASAQINSIGYIDDPVSGKTLVGSQNVRGWFLDESGVAKIEVLVDGVVAGQAIYGDARPDVQKVFPEYHNGNAGFHYTLDTTKFRDGRHNVTFRETGMNGYVTTLPEKTITIANVLGYIDDPVSGKTLIGSQNVRGWFLDESGVSKIEVLVDGVVAGQAIYGDARPDVQKVFPAYHNRNGGFHYTLDTTKFSDGRHTVTFRETGMNGYVTTLPEKTITIANVLGYIDDPVSGKTLIGSQNVRGWFLDESGVSKIEVLVDGIVAGQAIYGDARPDVQKVFPAYHNGNAGFHFTLDTTKFRDGRHTVTFRETGMNGYVTTLPEKTITIANVLGYIDDPVSGKTLVGSQNVRGWFLDESGVSKIEVLVDGVVAGQAIYGDARPDVQKVFPEYHNGNGGFHYTLDTTKFRDGRHTVTFRETGKNGYVTTLPEKTITIANVLGYIDDPVSGKTLIGSQNVRGWFLDESGVSKIEVLVDGVVAGQAIYGDARPDVQKVFPEYHNGNGGFHYTLDTTKFRDGRHTVTFRETGMNGFVTTLPEKTITIANVLGYIDDPVSGKILKGNQNVRGWFLDESGVSKIEVLVDGVVAGQAIYGDARPDVQKVFPEYHNGNAGYHYTLDTTKFSDGRHTVTFRETGKNGYVTTLPGKIVTFNQLSKATVFLDPGHGGTDPGATAGGYKEADLNLAVAKKVQSLLLDRGYIVYMSRNDNSTVGLLDRSQMANDINPDIFVSIHHNATGTGETSANGIESYYYEYDPNYPSKINADMHNNPERISMSKTLATLIQENLVEYTGANDRGTDGETFSVLRESAMPATLVELGFINNSSERQKLVTDSYQNTLAKAIADGIDEYFSIY
- a CDS encoding glycosyltransferase family 2 protein, producing MIAFVILNYNTWEMTIRCVDSIFQTCKQKYTIYIVDNGSTNDSYKQIEKHYRDNKNVVLIKSENFGYARGNNNGIRQAIKDGFDIITVTNNDVIFSDGSIDCMYTFLQKNQDAAVVAPYILSPEGVLHNLPSLKPISTRDYLLFHTRLEKFVSGNSKRLHDQEYNLTPEAISNQPIPIYKFSGCCFMARGRMLEEVGLFDENTFLYFEEDILCLRMDQSGYRSYFLPDSKIVHHHGLTTGKDNLFVDTEMLKSEMYFLSRYQKMNFFSMFFVYIDRALTSMIKIIRNRYNNVGFKDYLDFLRKTWTQFKNTRNKEMAKM
- a CDS encoding glycosyltransferase family 2 protein — encoded protein: MNPKISIIVPVFNVERFIHDCVDSILGQTFKDFELILVNDGSIDRSGDICDEYSKKDDRIIVIHKENGGQSSARNRGIDLAKGDYIGFIDSDDWIDKDMYEVLYKKAIETDTDISACNIIEYQKDSTKRLFCNDSTYQIYDRNSAMNEIFLNQRLTYSPCNKIYKKDLFNCLRFKEGYILEDMDFAYKIIHQSNKIFYTGQAMYNYRYNDKSTLRKTFSKKRLDEYSVRKEMYAFYLENYPAQADEVYAEWFLKGLELYINIEKYYRNEKKQYKYLIDVDRRILKSLVGKKSYNKKKKILLSIGLISINLLVTVYRLYWDKIKKEL
- a CDS encoding glycosyltransferase family 4 protein; the encoded protein is MRNKRMVLLFDIEWFERVHLFKDVGMIPAYFSKLYNFESTIVFYDNERNHNLKNMECGINLIRLKKNLLNKVLWIRNFVSPITMYLIKNAKNIDVLMLFHLKKENYFYRLLYKFLNPKGKVYLKLDINLKGIEMFEILNKEEQTSLNIFKYKKGIEAYLRTIKRTIDFKRMKFELTKFEVVSVETKYALDRIQELTNNKLNHNLILATNGFPDEIENEKFVKGFEEKENIIMTVGRLGTFEKNNEMLLKSIEKLQLNNWKIFLIGPIEDNFRKYTQEFYNNNPTLKDKVVLVGNINDKNTLYEWYARSKVFCLTSRSEGFPLVFPEAIYFGNYIVSTKVGADEDITNYGTLGKSIDQDDIETLTNTFQEIIDNTNDISVKYNEIIKHSREHFVWDKVLEKIYSKLYGNL